The Tachyglossus aculeatus isolate mTacAcu1 chromosome 7, mTacAcu1.pri, whole genome shotgun sequence genome includes a region encoding these proteins:
- the TSHB gene encoding thyrotropin subunit beta, giving the protein MTPLFLMSLLFGLTFGQTMSFCVPTEYTMYIEKSECSYCLAVNTTICAGYCITRDPNGKIFLPKYALSQRVCTYDDLIYKTVEIPGCPQDVAAYYSYPMALSCKCGKCNTDHSDCVQEANQANYCSKLH; this is encoded by the exons ATGACTCCTCTCTTCTTGATGTCTCTACTCTTTGGCCTTACATTTGGGCAGACAATGTCTTTCTGTGTTCCAACTGAATATACTATGTATATAGAAAAGAGCGAGTGTTCATACTGCCTGGCTGTCAACACGACCATCTGCGCTGGATACTGTATAACACGG gacCCCAATGGCAAAATATTTCTTCCCAAGTATGCTCTCTCGCAGCGTGTGTGTACATATGATGATCTCATTTACAAGACAGTGGAGATTCCAGGCTGCCCACAGGATGTAGCCGCTTATTATTCGTATCCTATGGCTTTGAGCTGCAAGTGCGGCAAATGCAATACCGACCACAGTGACTGTGTACAAGAGGCTAACCAGGCAAACTATTGTAGCAAATTACATTAG